The Pseudanabaena yagii GIHE-NHR1 genome segment CGAAATGAAATACTGACATTGTTTAGTTCCTCACTTCCTTAATTCTCGATGTACTTAGTATCAAGCTTTTCTATAGGTAAGGACGTGACATACACCTTTGAGGTTGCGTGATGATTTAGCCTCAAAAGTGTGATCGCGATCGCAGATATTATAAGTAACCTTAAAACCAGAGCGTGGGTCGCCCGCGTAGCGGGCGACCCACGCTCTGGTTTTGGTTTTTAATTATGTTGAACTACTTAAAGCGCTTTGCATATGCAACCAAAAAACAAGAAATTTTTAAAAGTGTTGCAAATCAACACTTTTAAAAATTTCTTGGTGTATTTAAAAAGAGCTATATCTTTCCTCAGCAAAAGGCTCACCCCGATGGTGATAGCCATTGCGCTCCCAAAAGCCAAGTTTCATCTTGTCGAGAAATTCTAAACCATTAATCCATTTGGCACTTTTCCACGCATAGAGATGGGGAACTACTAGGCGCATTGGACCTCCGTTGTCGATGGGTAATGGCTGATCAAACAGAGTATGCGCGAAAAAATTCTCTGATCTCGCAAAATCTTCCATTGCAATATTGGTAGTGTAACCACCATAGCAATGTTCCATTAAATGCACTGCTAGCGGATCGACCTCGATATATTTTAAAAAATCCGTAACTCTTACTCCTTTCCATTTCACATCTAGCTTTGACCATGTAGTGACACAGTGGAAGTCTGCCGTAAATTCAGTTTGCGGCATCGTCATAAAGTCATCCCATGTGAAGGTTTTCTCAGTGGCAAGCCCCCAGACTCGCAATTGCCAATCTTGACGCTTGATTTCTGGCGTATCTCCATAGGTCATGATTGGGAAGCCATTGGTCAGTCTCTGTCCTTTAGGAACGCGATCGCTATTTGAGCGCGATTGAAATAAGCCGCCAAACATAGAAAATCCTCATGCACAATATCTTTGCTCAATATTATCGCCATTATCGCTTGATCATTTTTGCCTAAAAAACAAGGAGATTTGCCAAGAATGGCTTACTCATCAGCAATTCCTATAAGAGTTTTGAGTGTTTATTGTGCCTATGTCAAAATCTAAATAGGTAACGTCAGTTCGGGTTAAGCTGGCAAATTTTAAAAGCCCAAAAGTAAGAGCCTTGCGTAGCAAGGCTTTTACTTTTGGGCTTTGAGAGAGGGTTTGCGTAGCAAACCCTCTCTCAAAGCCAATTTCAAATTATCCCGAACTCGCGTTAGGTAAGGCTCTTGCGGATAAAAAATGCCCCACCAAAGTTATCTAGCTTCGACTCCGCTCAGCTAACGTTCGACATCGCTCAGCTAATGTTGACTGAGCGGAGTCGAAGCCACAAGTACTTTAGCAATAGGCGGTGCTTATCCTTACCACAATATTTTTAACGTCAGTTCGGGTTAAGCTGGCAAATTTTAAAAGCCCAAAAGTAAAAGCCTTGCTACGCAAGGCTTTTACTTTTGGGCTTTGAGAGAGGGTTTGCGTAGCAAACCCTCTCTCAAAGCACGTTTCAAATTATCCCGAACTCGCGTTATTTTTAGGACTACCAAATAAACATCGCTATAGCAAAAGTGTTAATCTTAGGACTGGATGATGCTCAGCGAGGCATCATGCTAGAGCAAAAGTTTTGTTTGGTTTACGATCATGTCCCTTACAGGATTACCAAATATTTTGCATGACATTCAGTCACGCACGAGTTGGCAGCAGCGCTGTCAATATTTGCTGATTGTCGAAAAATGGGCAGATATCGTGGGCGAATCGGTAGCTAAGCAAACCTGTCCGATAGGGGTATATCAAAAGTCTTTGCAGGTGGCGGTATCTAGTCCCGTGTGGTCACAGGCGCTTACCTTTGAGCGGGTGCGACTCCTTGCCAAGATTAATAAGTTATTAGGGAGTGCCAATAATTTAGCGATCGCCGATATCCATTTCTCAACGGCAAAATGGGCAACACATCAGCAAACTCTCCAACAGAGTAAAGTTATAACCGCAGATCATCCGAGTTATTTACCTGCGATCACCACAGATACAATCACAAAAAACGCCAAAGGTCATCAAAAAAGGCAAGTACCTAAACCTCCTGAAACGGCTAGTGAAGCATTTCAGCGTTGGCAAGAAGTTATGAAATTAAGGACTAATCAAATGCCAAAATGTCCTCGATGCGATCGCCCTGCATTGATAGGGGAAATATCCCGTTGGCAAATGTGCCGAGTCTGTGCGATCGAACATTTATTTAATTAACCCATTCTGCATCATGCCCAACCTCTCTTCTCTCCACGCTTGTAATCCCAGCTTTTTGCTCTGTCCGCAGAACGAAGTTTATTACGTGGATTTGGCGGATGGAAGGGGTGAAGATGTCGTCAAGCGTTTACGTCGCACAATTGTCCTATCTCCGAATAAGCCCACATTTCAACTACTGTCAGGACATATCGGCAGTGGCAAAACAACGGAATTAATGCGTTTAAAAGCGGGGCTAGAACAGCAGGGATTTGTGGTTATTTACTGTGCGGCGGATGAATATCTGCAAATTGATGATGTGGGCTTAACGGAGATCTGGCTATTCATTTTGTATTTGATTTTGCAACAGATGGAAAAAAAGGGCGAGTCTCTATCAGTTGCCTATTTGCCTAATGCGATCACAGAAATCGAACAGTGGTTAAGAATTTCTGCCCCCATTGGTGTAGCTACCTATGCACCACGCTTACAGAGAATTTTGCAGATTTTGCAAGACAACAATCAACATCGCCGCCAGTTACGACATCACCTAGAGCCAAGGCTCAAAAATTCTCTCCTTGCGGCTGGTGAAGAAGTTACAGCGATCGAGGTCGATCGCTTGAAACAGCTTGGTAAAAAAGGACTTGTAATCGTAATCGATAATCTCGATCGCTTAAACCTTGAGCAAATTGAAATGATTTTTGGTGATGGTGGCAAATATCTGCGTCAATTTCAATGTCATACCATTTACACGCTGCCCTTACTGGCGATCACGACTGAAGAAGAGCAACTGCAACGCTTTCAGCAAAGGCTAAAGGGAAATATGCCGATTGTTCTGCCCAGTTTAATGCTACGCGATCGGCAGGGAGAGATTAATACTCAGTGTTTAAATTTACTGCGCCAAGTAGTTTTGGCGAGAATGCTGTCGCATATTCCTAGGGAAAAAAGGCTAGAGCAAGTGACGGAGGTTTTTGAGGATCTTGATACCCTTGATCAGTTATGTCTTGCTAGCTATGGACATCTCCCCTATTTGTTGTCGCTATTGTATGGGTGCTTGCAATGTCAAGATCCACCGATCCAACTTGCAACGATCCATCAGATTGTGCAAATGGATCATCAGCGACGTTTGGAAACTATCCGCGATCGCGATCAACAAGCCTTACAAAAATATCTTGCCAAGCCCCATGTCCTGACACCAGAGGCACTTAATCTATGTCAGCGCCTCCTACTATTTGAATATCATGATGAGCAGGGCAGTTGGTTCAGTAGCCCTTTTGCTAAGTAGCTAGGTACAGCAGTTGAATGTAAAAAATCGCACATGCAGCGTGCACTTTTTACTATATTTCCCGTGATGAGCGCCTATTTGCTTATTTCCTTAAGCACCTTGCCATCAGCCCCAATTAATTGCACCTGCATCGGCATTTGTCCATAGGCATGGGTGGAACAGCTCAGACAGGGATCGAAATTGCGAATCCCTGCTTCTACACGATTGAGAAAACCTTCGGACACATCGCCATCGTGAATATAATGTTTGGCAATCTGGACGACGGTTTTATTCATCGCTAGATTGTTATGACCTGTGGCGATAATCAAGTTCACTTTCTTAATCACTCCATTTTCATCGACGTTGTAGTGATGGAACAATGTACCGCGAGGAGCTTCGCTTACGCCAATACCTTCGAGGGCATTGATTCCTGCTTGGGCGCGAGTATGAGATGACATCACATCAGGATCTTCCACAAGTTCCTCAATCTTCTCTACGGCTGCAAGAATCTCAATCAACCGCGCATAGTGATAGAAAAATGAAGAGGTCGCCACCCTGCCCCCTGCGCGATCGCGAAATTCCTGTAGCTCCTGATTGGCTTTAGGCGTATCGATATATTCACAAACATTCAGCCGTGCAAGGGGGCCTACACGATAAATTCCATCGGGATAGCCAAGGGGTTTGTAATAGGGAAATTTGAGGTACGACCAAGGCTCAACGGCTTCACCGATATATTCCTGATAGTCATCTTCACTGAGATGATCGGCGACGATCTGCCCTTGACTATCGACAAAGCGAATATGTCCACCATAATGTTCCCATTCGCCTTTTTTGCCGACTAAGCTCATAAAAAGTGATGGAAATTTACCAAACACATCAACTTCCGTTTGCAGTTCGGTTAATAAATTTTTAAATAATCCTAAAGCATTCTCAATGGTGGCGAGGGATTCGGGTAGGCGATCGCGAATCCATGTCCGACCTTCTTCACTAAGAGGCGATCGCACACCACCCGCCACCGCCCAAGCCGTATGAATTTTTTTTGCGCCGAGAATTTCGATGATTTGCTGACCAAACTGGCGCAGGCGGATACCACCTCTAGCCAGATCGGGATTTGCTGCCATTAAGCCAAATACATTTCTCGTAGCAGGATTACTATCCCAACCCAGCAGAAAATCTGGGGAACTGAGGTGGAAAAAAGATAGAGCGTGGGATTGGGTGATTTGGGCAAGATTCATCATCCGTCGCAGTTTCTCGCCTGCCACAGGAATCTTCACTGCTAATAATTTATCGCCTGTTTTCGCGGATGCTAATAGATGACTCACGGGACAGATGCCACAAATGCGTGAGGTAATTCCCGCCATTTCCCACATGGGGCGACCTTCGCAAAATTTCTCAAAGCCGCGATATTCCACCACATGAAAATGGGCATCGGAAACTTCGCCTAGATCATCCAGAAAGATCGAGATTTTGGCATGACCTTCAATGCGTGTGACGGGATCGATTACTACTGTTTTTGCCATGACTAGATTCTCTCAATATTTATTTCTTATTCCCCTCTCCCTAAGGGAGAGGGGCTAGGGGTGAGGGCTATCCAAACTTAATCATTTCGCGTCCTTCCATTAGAGGCATCTTGCCCTCTAGCAAAGGCGTGATCGCTGCCTTAATCCGATCCGCCGATGGAGGACATCCGGGAATATACATATCCACTTTCACCACTTCGTGAACGGGCATCACTTTTTCTAATAGTTCAGGAACAATTCCGGAAGCTTTGGGAAGTTGCGGTGTAATATCACCTAGCTCTAAATAACTACGGCGTAACACCGTATCCGCATTATTGCTGCCCATCATGTTTCGCATGGCGGGGACATTGGCTGTAACTGCACAGTCACCAAAGGAAATCAGAAACTTTGTCTGTTTGCGGATTTTGTGAATTAGTTCTAGATTTTCTTCATTAGCGATCGCCCCTTCAACGAGGCACACATCAACATTTTCGGGATATTCCTTAATATCAGCGATCGGGCTATGGACGATATCGGCATATTTCACCAGTTCAAATAGCCATTCGTCCAAATCTAAAAAGGACATATGACAGCCCGAACATCCCGCCAGCCAAACCGTTGCGAGTTTAATTTTTTCTGAATTCTGCGCTACTTTTTCCATGGCTCCTATTTCCTATAGTTTCTAGTAAATTATCCTTGTGCCATACAGATTAAAAAAGGCGGCTTTTCTATAATCAGAATAGGCTAATCAGATGCTAAAAATGCTTACTTGTCATAGATATTGACAATCCTTGAAGATTAAATTTGAAGATTAAATTAATCCAAAATAATTCGCTCCCATCCTGCATAAACGTTAAATCGGTTTTCCCGTAAAAATCCCACTAATGTAATCCCAAATTCTTGAGCTAAGGCGATCGCTAAGCTGCTGGGAGGTGAAACGGCACAGACAATGGGAATCTGCGCCAAGATTGACTTCTGCACTAGCTCAAAACTAGTGCGCCCACTCATCATAACGATGCGATCGCTGAGGGGAATTTCATCAGCTAACAGAGCCGAGCCGATCAGCTTGTCCAGAGCATTATGCCGCCCGACATCTTCTCGCAAATTTAATAACTCACCTCCGAAATTAAATAGGGCGGCGGCGTGCAGTCCTCCTGTAGCCGCAAAAACCTTCTGTTGTAATCGTAATTTCTCAGCGAGACTATAAATAATTTCGGCAGAAATAGGACGATCTTGGGGATTGCTAACAATGGGCTGACAACCCCGTGATTTCAACGCTTCAATGCTGTTTTTACCGCAAACGCCACAGGCACTATTTGTGAAAAAATGACGTTCGAGATTGCTTAAATTGAGAACTAATTCTTCTCTTAGCTCCACATTGATAATATTGAGCCGTTGTTTGCCATCAATTTCAGGATTGACACAATAGTTCATCCTTTGAATATCTCGGCGATCGCCAATCAATCCTTCGCTGTAGAGAAATCCTGCTACCAAATCAAAATCATCAATAGGAGTTCGCATCGTCACCGAGATGGCTTGATGGGAATTCATCAGCCGAATTTCTAGGGGTTCTTCGGTCGCGACATCATCCCAACGCATCTGAACTTGGTGGTTTTGTACCGCCCAAATTTTAGTGTTAATTTTGGCTGTATTGTTAGCTGAATCCTTCGCTTTCAGACCCTCTTTAAGCTGCTCTTTAGGATTCGCTTTATTACTGCTTGGCAATAGATTAACCATAGGTCACCTCAAGCTGTTTCTCAAGGTTCAGTTCAGTTTGAAGACGCACGGCGATCGCTTTGTATTGCGGACATCGTGACTGTGGATCTAAATGGGGACCTGTGAGAAAATTAGTGTGGGTTTCGGGATAATGAAAGGTGAGGAACAATGTGCCTAGAGCCATTTTTCGCGAGAGCTTGGCTTTGACGACAATCTCTCCCCAACGGCTTTGAATTTTTACGGGTTGGCGATCGCTGATTCCCTGTTGATGAGCATCAAAGGGATGGATTTCTAGCAAATCTTCAGAAACTAAGACTTGGTTAGGCGTACGTCTGGTCATAGTGCCGACGTTGTAATGTTCGAGAACTCGTCCTGTAATTAATAGGAACGGATAGTCGGCAATACCATGTTCGGGACTAGGAATATAGTCAATGGAAACCAGCTTACCCTTACCGCGAATAAATCCTTGTTTATGGACTGTGGATGTGCCTTGATGATCGGCGGTAGAACAAGGCCATTGCAAACCATCGTTGGTGAGTCGGGAATAACTGACCCCACCAAATAAATGGGGAGCTACCTTTGCAATTTCCTCCATCACGGCGCTAGGAGTGGCATATTGCCAATTAGCACCCATGGCGATCGCTATATCTCGAATCGCCATCCAATCTGGACGCGCATCAAAAGGTGGTGCGACCGCAGGGCGGACGTGCTGAATCCGTCTTTCCCCATTGGTGAAGGTTCCTTCCTGTTCCAAAAAAGCCGCCGCAGGTAAAACTACATGGGCATATTTGGCTGTTTCCGATAGAAAGAGTTCCTGCACTACCAGAAAGTCTAAATTGGCTAAAGCTGCCCTGACATGGTGTTCGTTAGGGTCGCTCTGGGCAATATCTTCACCCTGTACCCACAGAGCGCGAATCTTGCCCGTCGCCGCCCCATCGAGCATTTCGGGAATGGTTAACCCCGCAGTTTCAGAAGGTAATGAACCCCAAAGTTTTGCTAAGTGGTTGCGGACTTCTGGTGAATTTAGTGGCTGATAGCCTGTAAATTGATTGGGCATTCCTCCCATATCGGCATTGCCTTGAACGTTGTTCTGTCCTCGCAATGGCAACATTCCTGCCCCCGACTGTCCGATGCTACCTGTCAACATTCCCAAATTGCAGTAGGTAATCACTGAAGATACGCCCTGCGTTAATTCCGATAAGCCTAAACCACTGACAAATAGAGCCGTCCCTGCATCGCCAATGATCTGCGCTGCTTTGCGAATTAGCTCAGGAGCAACGCTGGTAATGGCGGCAACTTCATCAAGGGCAAGGTTTTGCACAAAGTTACAGAACTCATCAAAACCTTCGACTCTCTCCCGCAGATAATCTTGATCAATAAGATTTTCGGCAATGATAATTTTGGCGATCGCATTGAAGAGAGGCACATTTGTCGCTGATAATAGCTGTAAATGTACATCTGCATAATCAGCTAATTCAATATGACGGGGATCAATGATCACCAACTTCGCTCCATTGAGGACTGCTTGTTTAATCCTTGCGCCCACAATTGGATGTCCTTCCGTAGGGTTGGCTCCTGCTATGACAATACATTTCGCCTTCTCAATATCTTCATAGGAAGCAGTGGCGGCTCCAGTGCCAGTGACAATTTGTAATGCCATTGCTGTGGAGGAATGACAGACTCGCGCACAGCAATCGACGTTATTTGTACCAATGATCGAGCGAAATAGTTTTTGCAACAGATAAGCCGCTTCATTGGTCGATCGCGAGGAAGTAAAAGCCCCTAGAGCATCTTGTCCCGATTCAGCTTTGATTTGCAAAAGTTTACTGGCGATTAAAGCGATCGCCTCTTGCCAAGAGATCGGCTGAAATTCTTGACCAACACGCTTGAGAGGTTGCGTCAGGCGATCGGGAGAATGGTGATAGGCATGGGCATAGCGTCCCTTCACACATAGATGTCCATGATTGACCGCCGCATCGCTAACCCCAGAAATCTGCACGACTTGCGTTTGAGTATTTTGCGTCTGGGTATTTTTAACTTGGGCAGTACTTACCTCTAGCCGACAACCCACACCACAATAACCACATACAGTTTCCGTTACGGATTCAATGGGCGGAGCAGCAAGGCGATCGCGATCGCTAATTGCGCCAGTGGGACAACGCTCAACACAAGCCCCACAGGATACGCAGGGACTTTCCGCAAAATTGATCCCTGCACCGAAAATAAGTTGACTTGCGCCGCCACGATTAGCAATTCCATAGACAAACTGCCCCTGAATCTGCTCGCAAGTATTTAAACAGAGCCGACAGGTAATGCAACGATTGACATCAAAGCGCAAATAGGGATGACTATCATCAATTTTTGGGATGATTTTGGAGCTAGTTGCGGCGCTATGGCGATCGCCTAAAGGAAAGCTAGGCAGATGATAGTCGTGAAGTAATTGATTAAATTTGTGACTTTGAGGATGATGCAGCATATTCTCTGATTCATCAGATTCAATCCTTGATAGTGATTGATCCTGAAAGTCTGACTCAAGGTAAAGAGAGAGAATATCGCGCCGTAATTCTTCCAATTTTGGCGTATGGGTTTGGATCTCCATACCTGCGAGAATTGGTGTGTGACAAGCTGCCACAGGTTTATCTCTGTGATTGACCTCTACCAAACAGAGGCGACAACCTCCCTCTGGGCGCAGTCCTTCCCCATAACATAAAGTGGGAATAGATATATTCAGACGTTTGGCAGCTTGAAGAATGGTTTCCCCTGCATGGATGTTGATCACTTGCCCATTAATTGAAGCCTGTAAGTTATTCATAAACTTAGTCCTGAATGCTTAGCTCTAACTGAAAATGCGATCGCCGAAATGTTCAATCATTTGCCGCATGGGGACGGGCATCGACTGACCAAAGGCACAGAGACTTCCCTGTTCCATCACGTTAAATAATCGCTCTAGTTGCGATCGGCTATCTTTTTGATGAAGGCGATCGCGAACCAAATTGAGAGCCTTGTGGGAACCCAGCCGACAGGGAACACATTTACCACAGGACTCATCCACCATGAACTCTAGCCAATGCTCTAACAAAGCTCGATAGTCTGTACCCTGTGGTAAGGCGACTAGCCCACCATGTCCTAGCTGAATCCCTTGCGCCGACATAGCTCCATAACAAATCGGCAAATCCCATTGCTCAGGAGTTAAGAGGCTACCCATTGGACCTCCGAGGAGAATTGCTTCTAAGGGTTGACCATCGGCACTGCCTCCTGCGGCGGCCATTAATTCGCGCAAAGTCATTCCAAATTCGACTTCCACAATCCCTGAACGGGCAAAACCATAATTCAAACACATGGCTTTTGTGCCAGCACTGGCTGTTGTGCCAAGATTGGCGTAAGCTGCTGCCCCCATGTCTAGAATTGCCGCCACATTGACCAGAGTTTCCACATTGTTAACCACTGTGGGTTTACCATAGAGTCCCTCTACGGTCGGATAGGGAGGACGGATCTGCACTTCGCCGCGCAATCCTTCAATGGTGTTCAGCATGGCAGTTTCTTCGCCGCAAACATAACTACCCATACCCACAAATACAGAAATCTCAAAGGGAAAATTTGCAGCGCCAAAAATACCTGCATTCCTAGCATCATCAATCGCCTGTCGCATGGTGGCGATCGCCTGTGGATATTCTGAACGAATAAACACAATCCCTTGACTCGCGCCCACCGCATAACCACAGAGGAGAATCCCCTCAAGTACGCCGTGCGGATCTTTTTCCATAAGAACGCGATCAATAAATGAACCGGGGTCGCCCTCATCGCCATTGGTGACTACATAGCGAGGTTTGCCCTCAGCTTCAGCACAACTGCGCCATTTCTTACCTGTGGGAAATCCTGCGCCACCACGTCCCCTCAGTCCCGATTTTTCTAGACTTGATAGGACATTTTCAGGACTGCCATCCAGTGCCTTGAGAAAGGTGGAATACACACCTACGGAACGTGCTTTCGCTAGGTCAGCATAATCTTCAGTAATCCGCCGAGTGATAATCGGTTGCGGAGCCAGACAGCTTACAGATAGGGATTTCTGTGATTCTGTTAGAGAAATCTTCTCTAAATTTTGAGTAGCAACACCGCAAAATATCCGTTCTTGGCTATCTAACACCGCAGGAGAGCGATCGCAATAGCCCAAACAATAGACCCCCTTGCAACTATGTTGCTCTTCTAAATTTGCTTGCAAATCCTTTGCCCCAGCCAAAATACAGGATGTCCCCTGACATACCCGCAGTTCCCTATGCGGTTGGTGTAAATCAGCATAGTAAGAGATGATTCCTCGAACCGCAACTTCTGGCAGCCCCACTTTTTCAGCAAGAAATTTATAATCGGAAGCTTCTAAAAATTGACTGCTAGGATGATCTTGAGATCGGAGGTAATCATGAATATAGAGAAGAGGAGAAACCTCACCATTATGGGTTTCCCAATAGCGTCTCATGGTTTTCATAAGTTTTTACCTATTCCATTGTTTCTGCTCTCTCGCAGTAACGATAAATTCCAACTTGGTGCGATCGCGTTCCATTTCACCAACTGCCGAGCCTTTATCAAAAATGGCTCCCGTGGGGCAAGCATCCACGCATTTACCGCAAGAGGTACAAGCATCGACTTCGCCCCAAGGCTGATCGAGTCCCGTGATTAAGCGCGATTGTGCGCCGCGATTTGCCACATCCCAGACGTGCGCCCCCTCGATTTCATCGCATACCCGCACACAGCGCGTACAGAAAATGCAACGGTTGCGATCGATCCCGAATAAATCATGGGATAAATCCACATCACGCTGCGGAAACTGATAGGGAAAGCGGGAATGCTCCATACCTGTGGCGATCGCCATATTTTGCAGTTCACAATTGCCATTAGCCACACAGACCGCACAGACATGATTACCTTCCGCAAATAGCATTTCCACAGCCATTTTGCGATAGTTTTTTAGCTGATCTGTATGGGTATGCACTTCCATTCCTTCTGCAACTTGAGTAACACAGGCAGCAAGTAATTTATTACTACCCTTAACCTCCACCATGCAAAGGCGACAGGCTCCGACATCACTCACGCCTTCTAAATGGCACAGAGTCGGAATAGCGATCCCTGCTTCTTTTGCCGTAGCTAGAATGCTTTTACCCTGCTCGGCAGCAACTTCGATATCATTAATTTTTAGGGTTACTACAGCCATTTCTCCTTACTCCAAGCAGATTAAATCTTTACTTGAACTTGCAATAATCTATAATCTATTTTTAAGAA includes the following:
- the hoxU gene encoding bidirectional hydrogenase complex protein HoxU; this translates as MAVVTLKINDIEVAAEQGKSILATAKEAGIAIPTLCHLEGVSDVGACRLCMVEVKGSNKLLAACVTQVAEGMEVHTHTDQLKNYRKMAVEMLFAEGNHVCAVCVANGNCELQNMAIATGMEHSRFPYQFPQRDVDLSHDLFGIDRNRCIFCTRCVRVCDEIEGAHVWDVANRGAQSRLITGLDQPWGEVDACTSCGKCVDACPTGAIFDKGSAVGEMERDRTKLEFIVTAREQKQWNR